The Elusimicrobiota bacterium sequence GCGAACCAGCTTCGCGCCACGTCCCGGCATTAGCTCAAGATTATGAATAAGCGTTCCTTCCGGAATTCGGTCCAGAGGAAGCGCATTTCCTACTTTAATATCGGCTTCAGGCCCTGATAGAATTTGATCGCCAACTTTCAACCCTTCCGGATGCAGAATGTATCGTTTCGCACCATCCGCATAGTGGATCAAAGCAATGCGGCCACTGCGGTTCGGATCATACTCGAGGGCAACCACTTTCCCGGGTACCCCGGGCTTGTTGCGCAAGAAATCAATTTCGCGGAAAAGCCGTTTATGTCCACTGCCCTGATGGCGCACAACCACCAGCCCGAAATTATTACGACCGGCCTTCCGACGCAAGGAACGGGTCAGGCTTTTTTCCGGTTCTTTCTTGGTGAGCCAGGAAAAATCCTCAACCGTGATAAATCGACGCGACGGTGTATAGGGTTTAAACGATTTCATCAGGCTTCTTCCATCACTTTAATTTCTTGTCCCGCTTGAAGCGTCACAATCGCCTTTTTCCAATCCGCCCGGCAGGCCCCGGCCGATTTCCCCATGCGCCGGAATTTCCCGGGCACGCGCATGGTATTGACTCGAAGCACTTTGACCTTAAAAAGCTTTTCAACGGCCTGCTTGATATCCCGCTTGGACGCCTGCATCAGGACCCGAAAAACGTATTGGTTCGCCAGCGCCTTTAAATTGGTCGCGCGTTCAGTGATCAAAGGCCGCAGAATGATTGATAAACTGTTTTCCATATTAACCTTTCGGGAACCGGTTCATCAGCCCGTCAAGACCCGCCTTGGAGATCAGCACCTGCCTCGCCCGCATCACGTGGAATGCATTGAGTTCGGCCACATCCACCACGCATACTCTGGAAACATTTCGGAACGCCCGCGTAATGTCCGGGTTCTTTTTATCAAGCACCAGTAAAATAGTCCCGGCCACTCCTGTTTTCTTCAAAAGCGCATCACCGGAACGTGTTTTCCCGTCGCCAACCGCCACCGAGTCAATAACGCCCAACTGCCCCGCTTTCGCTTTTTCGATGAAGGCTGTGTGCAAAGCCGTTGACCGCTTGCATGCATCGAGGTCAATGCGGTAGGAACGTGGCTGAGGCCCAAAAATGATTCCGCCTTTTCTCCACAACGGCGACCGGTTCGATCCAGCCCGGGCATTTCCGGTTCCTTTTTGCTTCCAAGGCTTGCGTCCTCCACCGGAGACAAGACCCCTTGTTTTGGTGGCTGACGTTCCCTGCCGCTGATTGGCCTGAAGAGCGACCGTCACTTCATGAAGAATACGACGGGATCCCTCTCCACCAAACAAGGACTCCGGCAAATCAATTTTGCCTTTGGCTTCGCCTGAAGACGAATAAAACGATGCTTGCTGTAAGGCCATTACTTGGCAGCCTTTCCTTTTGGCGCGGCCGCAGGAGCGGCTTTCGCCCCCGCTTCTTTCTTCGCCTTCTTCGAGCTTTCGACGTGATGTTCCACTCGGTGTTTCATTCGCTTAACGGTTTCCTGTATCACCACAAGACTCTGCTTCGGCCCCGGAACAGCGCCTCGAATAATCAGCAAATCTTTTTCAGTATCCACTTTTACAATTTCCAGATGCTGAACCGTCACTTGTTCCGCACCTAAATGACCGGGAAAACGTTTACCCTTAAAGACGCGCCCCGGATACGTATTGGATCCCGATGATCCAGGGGCTCGCGCCCGGTCAGACTGTCCATGCGTGTGAGGACCCCCGCTAAAATTGTGGCGTTTCATCGCGCCGGCAAATCCCTTTCCTTTTGAAACACCCGTCACATCGACAAAATCACCCGGCGTAAAGGAATCGACTCGTAACGTTTGACCCACTGAAAAAGACGACGCTTTGTCCGTTCGCAGTTCACGCAACCATCGAGCGATGGCCACATTGCTCTTCTTGAACTGCCCCATCTGAGGCTTATTGACGGACTTTTCACGAACAGCTCCAAAGGCCACTTGAACCGCGGCATATCCATGCTTCTCTACCATAAGAACCTGCATCACATGACAAGGCCCCGCCTGGACCACTGTCACAGGGATAACGCGCCCATCCTGGCCGAAAATCTGGGTCATTCCTACTTTTTGACCCAGAATCGCCTTCAAGGACGGGGCTGCCGGTTTCTCTGTTGCTATTTCTGAACTCATAATGGATCTAGGATGATTTAATTTCGACATCCACACCCGCCGGTAGGTCGAGCTTCATCAACTCTTCCACCGTATTGGGTGTGGGTTCCGAGATATCAATCACGCGCTTATGGATTCGCATTTCAAACTGCTCGCGTGATTTTTTGTCGGTATGCGGAGAACGCAAAACCGTATACTTCTTAATCTGCGTAGGCAATAACACGGGCCCTACCAAAACCGCTCCAGTGCGCTTCACGACATCCACGATTTTAACCAGGGAGTCATCCAGCATTCGATGATCATATGACCGTAAACGAATGCGGATTTTCGGGGCCGTAATCTTCGGAGCGGCAGCGGGAGTAGCCATTGTCAGGCAATCACTTCCGAGACGACGCCGGCGCCCACCGTATGGCCGCCCTCACGGATCGCAAACCGCACACCCTTCTCCATCGCGATCGGCGTGATCAGTTCCGCCTCAAACTCAATGTTGTCCCCAGGCATCACCATCTCCACCCCGGTCTTTAATGTCACATCCCCCGTGATGTCGCTCGTCCGAAAGTAAAACTGCGGCCGGTAGCCCTTGAAAAAGGGCGTGTGCCGCCCGCCTTCTTCCTTCGTCAGAATGTATACGCTCGCCTTGAACTTCTTGTGCGGCGTGATCGATCCCGGCGCCGCCAGCACCTGCCCGCGCTCAATCTGGTCCTTCTCCACCCCGCGCAGCAGAATCCCCACGTTGTCCCCGGCAATGCACTCGTCCATCACCTTCCGGAACATCTCTACCCCGGTAATCACCGACTTGCGCGTCTCCTGGATCCCGACAATCTCGACGTTGTCCCCCACCTTCGCCTTCCCCCGCTCCACTCGGCCCGTCGCCACCGTCCCGCGACCCGTAATACTGAAAACGTCTTCCACCGCCATCAAAAACGGCTTGTCCATCTCCCGCTTCGGCTCCGGAATGCTCGTGTCCAGCGCTTCCATCAGCTTCTTGATCGACGGCTCCCCGAGCTCCGTCTGATCCCCCGCCAGCGCCTTCGTCGCACTCCCTCGAATCACCGGTATCTTGTCCCCGGGAAACTCGTACTTCGTCAAGAGCTCCCGCACTTCCATCTCCACCAAATCCAATAACTCCTTGTCCTCCACCACATCGCACTTGTTCATGTACACCACC is a genomic window containing:
- the rplB gene encoding 50S ribosomal protein L2 produces the protein MKSFKPYTPSRRFITVEDFSWLTKKEPEKSLTRSLRRKAGRNNFGLVVVRHQGSGHKRLFREIDFLRNKPGVPGKVVALEYDPNRSGRIALIHYADGAKRYILHPEGLKVGDQILSGPEADIKVGNALPLDRIPEGTLIHNLELMPGRGAKLVRSAGAAAQLMAKEGPYVQVRMPSGEIRQLWRNCMATVGQVGNIDHENRVLGNAGRSRHLGIRPVVRGTAMNAVDHPHGGGRGRSKGNNQPRSPWNQPAKGYKTRSKKIWDWMILKHRSKQTVTVI
- the rplW gene encoding 50S ribosomal protein L23 encodes the protein MENSLSIILRPLITERATNLKALANQYVFRVLMQASKRDIKQAVEKLFKVKVLRVNTMRVPGKFRRMGKSAGACRADWKKAIVTLQAGQEIKVMEEA
- the rplD gene encoding 50S ribosomal protein L4; translated protein: MALQQASFYSSSGEAKGKIDLPESLFGGEGSRRILHEVTVALQANQRQGTSATKTRGLVSGGGRKPWKQKGTGNARAGSNRSPLWRKGGIIFGPQPRSYRIDLDACKRSTALHTAFIEKAKAGQLGVIDSVAVGDGKTRSGDALLKKTGVAGTILLVLDKKNPDITRAFRNVSRVCVVDVAELNAFHVMRARQVLISKAGLDGLMNRFPKG
- the rpsJ gene encoding 30S ribosomal protein S10 is translated as MATPAAAPKITAPKIRIRLRSYDHRMLDDSLVKIVDVVKRTGAVLVGPVLLPTQIKKYTVLRSPHTDKKSREQFEMRIHKRVIDISEPTPNTVEELMKLDLPAGVDVEIKSS
- the tuf gene encoding elongation factor Tu, whose amino-acid sequence is MSKPKFERTKPHVNVGTIGHVDHGKTTLTTAILKVLAKTGQAKELAYADIAKGGTVRDETKIVTIAVSHVEYESAKRHYAHIDCPGHADYIKNMITGAAQMDGAVLVVSAADGPMPQTREHVLLARQVNVPSLVVYMNKCDVVEDKELLDLVEMEVRELLTKYEFPGDKIPVIRGSATKALAGDQTELGEPSIKKLMEALDTSIPEPKREMDKPFLMAVEDVFSITGRGTVATGRVERGKAKVGDNVEIVGIQETRKSVITGVEMFRKVMDECIAGDNVGILLRGVEKDQIERGQVLAAPGSITPHKKFKASVYILTKEEGGRHTPFFKGYRPQFYFRTSDITGDVTLKTGVEMVMPGDNIEFEAELITPIAMEKGVRFAIREGGHTVGAGVVSEVIA